A genome region from Macaca nemestrina isolate mMacNem1 chromosome 15, mMacNem.hap1, whole genome shotgun sequence includes the following:
- the LOC105498499 gene encoding ras-related protein Rab-36 isoform X4 → MVIASASWMLGRAAVSPTQTPPTTSAILVARRSRAALVAMVITAAGSSEPGRAEPQLSQPPVWYTPEACLQLREHFHRQVSAACQRRNTGTVGLKLSKVVVVGDLYVGKTSLIHRFCKNVFDRDYKATIGVDFEIERFEIAGIPYSLQIWDTAGQEKFKCIASAYYRGAQVIITAFDLTDVQTLEHTRQWLEDALRENEAGSCFIFLVGTKKDLLSGAACEQVEAEAVHLAKEMQAEYWSVSAKTGENVKAFFSRVAALAFEQSVLQDLERQSSARLQEWKGVHLRPRKARGPPAWAAASWGLRGRPLLPACTRTGTSVTGAETGARALQWVCPQAVVPVPPPIHCTQPQGTVTSLLQVGR, encoded by the exons ATGGTGATCGCCAGTGCAAGCTGGATGCTTGGACGCGCTGCTGTCAGTCCAACGCAGACCCCGCCCACGACGTCGGCGATTCTTGTAGCCCGCCGGTCCCGCGCGGCTCTCGTTGCCATGGTGATCACCGCCGCTGGCTCTAGCGAACCAGGCCGCGCCGAGCCCCAGCTTTCGCAGCCACCGGTG TGGTACACGCCAGAAGCCTGTTTGCAGCTCAGGGAGCACTTCCACAGGCAGGTCAGCGCTGCCTGCCAACGCAGAAACACGGGGACTGTCGG GCTCAAACTCTCAAAGGTGGTGGTGGTTGGCGATCTCTACGTGGGGAAGACCAGCCTCATTCACAG GTTTTGCAAGAACGTTTTTGACCGAGACTACAAGGCCACCATTGGGGTGGACTTTGAAATTGAGCGCTTTGAGATTGCTGGAATTCCCTATAGCCTCCAGAT CTGGGACACAGCTGGGCAGGAGAAGTTCAAGTGCATCGCATCTGCCTACTACCGGGGCGCCCAGG TGATCATCACGGCCTTTGACCTCACTGACGTGCAGACCCTGGAGCACACCAG GCAGTGGCTGGAAGATGCTCTGAGGGAGAACGAGGCAGGCTCCTGCTTCATCTTCCTCGTGGGAACCAAGAAGGACCTTCTG TCAGGAGCGGCATGTGAGCAGGTCGAAGCAGAGGCCGTGCACCTGGCCAAGGAGATGCAGGCCGAGTACTGGTCGGTGTCGGCCAAGACCG GCGAGAACGTGAAGGCATTCTTCAGCCGTGTAGCCGCCCTGGCATTCGAGCAGTCGGTGCTGCAGGACCTGGAGAGGCAGAGCAGTGCCCGGCTCCAG GAATGGAAAGGAGTCCACCTGAGACCCAGGAAAGCAAGaggccctccagcctgggctgctgcTAGCTGGGGCCTGCGTGGAAGGCCTCTGCTCCCTGCATGCACACGGACGGGAACTTCCGTGACTGGAGCGGAGACTGGAGCCCGAGCTCTGCAGTGGGTCTGCCCTCAAGCTGTAGTTCCAGTCCCTCCACCCAtccactgcactcagccccagGGCACAGTCACTTCTCTGTTGCAGGTTGGGCGCTAG
- the LOC105498499 gene encoding ras-related protein Rab-36 isoform X5, whose amino-acid sequence MVIASASWMLGRAAVSPTQTPPTTSAILVARRSRAALVAMVITAAGSSEPGRAEPQLSQPPVTRSRRPLPTLLPLPELCHASQPSKDSGRMRSSLTPLGPPVSRDRVIATFPKWYTPEACLQLREHFHRQVSAACQRRNTGTVGLKLSKVVVVGDLYVGKTSLIHRFCKNVFDRDYKATIGVDFEIERFEIAGIPYSLQIWDTAGQEKFKCIASAYYRGAQVIITAFDLTDVQTLEHTRQWLEDALRENEAGSCFIFLVGTKKDLLSGAACEQVEAEAVHLAKEMQAEYWSVSAKTGENVKAFFSRVAALAFEQSVLQDLERQSSARLQVVDGELIRMERSPPETQESKRPSSLGCC is encoded by the exons ATGGTGATCGCCAGTGCAAGCTGGATGCTTGGACGCGCTGCTGTCAGTCCAACGCAGACCCCGCCCACGACGTCGGCGATTCTTGTAGCCCGCCGGTCCCGCGCGGCTCTCGTTGCCATGGTGATCACCGCCGCTGGCTCTAGCGAACCAGGCCGCGCCGAGCCCCAGCTTTCGCAGCCACCGGTG ACTAGGAGCAGGAGACCCCTCCCGACTCTACTTCCACTGCCTGAGCTGTGTCATGCCTCACAGCCCAGTAAG GACTCTGGAAGAATGAGGTCCTCCCTGACACCTTTGGGGCCCCCCGTGAGCCGCGACCGTGTCATCGCCACCTTCCCTAAG TGGTACACGCCAGAAGCCTGTTTGCAGCTCAGGGAGCACTTCCACAGGCAGGTCAGCGCTGCCTGCCAACGCAGAAACACGGGGACTGTCGG GCTCAAACTCTCAAAGGTGGTGGTGGTTGGCGATCTCTACGTGGGGAAGACCAGCCTCATTCACAG GTTTTGCAAGAACGTTTTTGACCGAGACTACAAGGCCACCATTGGGGTGGACTTTGAAATTGAGCGCTTTGAGATTGCTGGAATTCCCTATAGCCTCCAGAT CTGGGACACAGCTGGGCAGGAGAAGTTCAAGTGCATCGCATCTGCCTACTACCGGGGCGCCCAGG TGATCATCACGGCCTTTGACCTCACTGACGTGCAGACCCTGGAGCACACCAG GCAGTGGCTGGAAGATGCTCTGAGGGAGAACGAGGCAGGCTCCTGCTTCATCTTCCTCGTGGGAACCAAGAAGGACCTTCTG TCAGGAGCGGCATGTGAGCAGGTCGAAGCAGAGGCCGTGCACCTGGCCAAGGAGATGCAGGCCGAGTACTGGTCGGTGTCGGCCAAGACCG GCGAGAACGTGAAGGCATTCTTCAGCCGTGTAGCCGCCCTGGCATTCGAGCAGTCGGTGCTGCAGGACCTGGAGAGGCAGAGCAGTGCCCGGCTCCAGGTCGTCGATGGAGAACTAATCC GAATGGAAAGGAGTCCACCTGAGACCCAGGAAAGCAAGaggccctccagcctgggctgctgcTAG
- the LOC105498499 gene encoding ras-related protein Rab-36 isoform X6, whose protein sequence is MVIASASWMLGRAAVSPTQTPPTTSAILVARRSRAALVAMVITAAGSSEPGRAEPQLSQPPVDSGRMRSSLTPLGPPVSRDRVIATFPKWYTPEACLQLREHFHRQVSAACQRRNTGTVGLKLSKVVVVGDLYVGKTSLIHRFCKNVFDRDYKATIGVDFEIERFEIAGIPYSLQIWDTAGQEKFKCIASAYYRGAQVIITAFDLTDVQTLEHTRQWLEDALRENEAGSCFIFLVGTKKDLLSGAACEQVEAEAVHLAKEMQAEYWSVSAKTGENVKAFFSRVAALAFEQSVLQDLERQSSARLQVVDGELIRMERSPPETQESKRPSSLGCC, encoded by the exons ATGGTGATCGCCAGTGCAAGCTGGATGCTTGGACGCGCTGCTGTCAGTCCAACGCAGACCCCGCCCACGACGTCGGCGATTCTTGTAGCCCGCCGGTCCCGCGCGGCTCTCGTTGCCATGGTGATCACCGCCGCTGGCTCTAGCGAACCAGGCCGCGCCGAGCCCCAGCTTTCGCAGCCACCGGTG GACTCTGGAAGAATGAGGTCCTCCCTGACACCTTTGGGGCCCCCCGTGAGCCGCGACCGTGTCATCGCCACCTTCCCTAAG TGGTACACGCCAGAAGCCTGTTTGCAGCTCAGGGAGCACTTCCACAGGCAGGTCAGCGCTGCCTGCCAACGCAGAAACACGGGGACTGTCGG GCTCAAACTCTCAAAGGTGGTGGTGGTTGGCGATCTCTACGTGGGGAAGACCAGCCTCATTCACAG GTTTTGCAAGAACGTTTTTGACCGAGACTACAAGGCCACCATTGGGGTGGACTTTGAAATTGAGCGCTTTGAGATTGCTGGAATTCCCTATAGCCTCCAGAT CTGGGACACAGCTGGGCAGGAGAAGTTCAAGTGCATCGCATCTGCCTACTACCGGGGCGCCCAGG TGATCATCACGGCCTTTGACCTCACTGACGTGCAGACCCTGGAGCACACCAG GCAGTGGCTGGAAGATGCTCTGAGGGAGAACGAGGCAGGCTCCTGCTTCATCTTCCTCGTGGGAACCAAGAAGGACCTTCTG TCAGGAGCGGCATGTGAGCAGGTCGAAGCAGAGGCCGTGCACCTGGCCAAGGAGATGCAGGCCGAGTACTGGTCGGTGTCGGCCAAGACCG GCGAGAACGTGAAGGCATTCTTCAGCCGTGTAGCCGCCCTGGCATTCGAGCAGTCGGTGCTGCAGGACCTGGAGAGGCAGAGCAGTGCCCGGCTCCAGGTCGTCGATGGAGAACTAATCC GAATGGAAAGGAGTCCACCTGAGACCCAGGAAAGCAAGaggccctccagcctgggctgctgcTAG
- the LOC105498499 gene encoding ras-related protein Rab-36 isoform X3: MVIASASWMLGRAAVSPTQTPPTTSAILVARRSRAALVAMVITAAGSSEPGRAEPQLSQPPVTRSRRPLPTLLPLPELCHASQPSKWYTPEACLQLREHFHRQVSAACQRRNTGTVGLKLSKVVVVGDLYVGKTSLIHRFCKNVFDRDYKATIGVDFEIERFEIAGIPYSLQIWDTAGQEKFKCIASAYYRGAQVIITAFDLTDVQTLEHTRQWLEDALRENEAGSCFIFLVGTKKDLLSGAACEQVEAEAVHLAKEMQAEYWSVSAKTGENVKAFFSRVAALAFEQSVLQDLERQSSARLQEWKGVHLRPRKARGPPAWAAASWGLRGRPLLPACTRTGTSVTGAETGARALQWVCPQAVVPVPPPIHCTQPQGTVTSLLQVGR; the protein is encoded by the exons ATGGTGATCGCCAGTGCAAGCTGGATGCTTGGACGCGCTGCTGTCAGTCCAACGCAGACCCCGCCCACGACGTCGGCGATTCTTGTAGCCCGCCGGTCCCGCGCGGCTCTCGTTGCCATGGTGATCACCGCCGCTGGCTCTAGCGAACCAGGCCGCGCCGAGCCCCAGCTTTCGCAGCCACCGGTG ACTAGGAGCAGGAGACCCCTCCCGACTCTACTTCCACTGCCTGAGCTGTGTCATGCCTCACAGCCCAGTAAG TGGTACACGCCAGAAGCCTGTTTGCAGCTCAGGGAGCACTTCCACAGGCAGGTCAGCGCTGCCTGCCAACGCAGAAACACGGGGACTGTCGG GCTCAAACTCTCAAAGGTGGTGGTGGTTGGCGATCTCTACGTGGGGAAGACCAGCCTCATTCACAG GTTTTGCAAGAACGTTTTTGACCGAGACTACAAGGCCACCATTGGGGTGGACTTTGAAATTGAGCGCTTTGAGATTGCTGGAATTCCCTATAGCCTCCAGAT CTGGGACACAGCTGGGCAGGAGAAGTTCAAGTGCATCGCATCTGCCTACTACCGGGGCGCCCAGG TGATCATCACGGCCTTTGACCTCACTGACGTGCAGACCCTGGAGCACACCAG GCAGTGGCTGGAAGATGCTCTGAGGGAGAACGAGGCAGGCTCCTGCTTCATCTTCCTCGTGGGAACCAAGAAGGACCTTCTG TCAGGAGCGGCATGTGAGCAGGTCGAAGCAGAGGCCGTGCACCTGGCCAAGGAGATGCAGGCCGAGTACTGGTCGGTGTCGGCCAAGACCG GCGAGAACGTGAAGGCATTCTTCAGCCGTGTAGCCGCCCTGGCATTCGAGCAGTCGGTGCTGCAGGACCTGGAGAGGCAGAGCAGTGCCCGGCTCCAG GAATGGAAAGGAGTCCACCTGAGACCCAGGAAAGCAAGaggccctccagcctgggctgctgcTAGCTGGGGCCTGCGTGGAAGGCCTCTGCTCCCTGCATGCACACGGACGGGAACTTCCGTGACTGGAGCGGAGACTGGAGCCCGAGCTCTGCAGTGGGTCTGCCCTCAAGCTGTAGTTCCAGTCCCTCCACCCAtccactgcactcagccccagGGCACAGTCACTTCTCTGTTGCAGGTTGGGCGCTAG
- the LOC105498499 gene encoding ras-related protein Rab-36 isoform X1 — protein sequence MVIASASWMLGRAAVSPTQTPPTTSAILVARRSRAALVAMVITAAGSSEPGRAEPQLSQPPVTRSRRPLPTLLPLPELCHASQPSKDSGRMRSSLTPLGPPVSRDRVIATFPKWYTPEACLQLREHFHRQVSAACQRRNTGTVGLKLSKVVVVGDLYVGKTSLIHRFCKNVFDRDYKATIGVDFEIERFEIAGIPYSLQIWDTAGQEKFKCIASAYYRGAQVIITAFDLTDVQTLEHTRQWLEDALRENEAGSCFIFLVGTKKDLLSGAACEQVEAEAVHLAKEMQAEYWSVSAKTGENVKAFFSRVAALAFEQSVLQDLERQSSARLQEWKGVHLRPRKARGPPAWAAASWGLRGRPLLPACTRTGTSVTGAETGARALQWVCPQAVVPVPPPIHCTQPQGTVTSLLQVGR from the exons ATGGTGATCGCCAGTGCAAGCTGGATGCTTGGACGCGCTGCTGTCAGTCCAACGCAGACCCCGCCCACGACGTCGGCGATTCTTGTAGCCCGCCGGTCCCGCGCGGCTCTCGTTGCCATGGTGATCACCGCCGCTGGCTCTAGCGAACCAGGCCGCGCCGAGCCCCAGCTTTCGCAGCCACCGGTG ACTAGGAGCAGGAGACCCCTCCCGACTCTACTTCCACTGCCTGAGCTGTGTCATGCCTCACAGCCCAGTAAG GACTCTGGAAGAATGAGGTCCTCCCTGACACCTTTGGGGCCCCCCGTGAGCCGCGACCGTGTCATCGCCACCTTCCCTAAG TGGTACACGCCAGAAGCCTGTTTGCAGCTCAGGGAGCACTTCCACAGGCAGGTCAGCGCTGCCTGCCAACGCAGAAACACGGGGACTGTCGG GCTCAAACTCTCAAAGGTGGTGGTGGTTGGCGATCTCTACGTGGGGAAGACCAGCCTCATTCACAG GTTTTGCAAGAACGTTTTTGACCGAGACTACAAGGCCACCATTGGGGTGGACTTTGAAATTGAGCGCTTTGAGATTGCTGGAATTCCCTATAGCCTCCAGAT CTGGGACACAGCTGGGCAGGAGAAGTTCAAGTGCATCGCATCTGCCTACTACCGGGGCGCCCAGG TGATCATCACGGCCTTTGACCTCACTGACGTGCAGACCCTGGAGCACACCAG GCAGTGGCTGGAAGATGCTCTGAGGGAGAACGAGGCAGGCTCCTGCTTCATCTTCCTCGTGGGAACCAAGAAGGACCTTCTG TCAGGAGCGGCATGTGAGCAGGTCGAAGCAGAGGCCGTGCACCTGGCCAAGGAGATGCAGGCCGAGTACTGGTCGGTGTCGGCCAAGACCG GCGAGAACGTGAAGGCATTCTTCAGCCGTGTAGCCGCCCTGGCATTCGAGCAGTCGGTGCTGCAGGACCTGGAGAGGCAGAGCAGTGCCCGGCTCCAG GAATGGAAAGGAGTCCACCTGAGACCCAGGAAAGCAAGaggccctccagcctgggctgctgcTAGCTGGGGCCTGCGTGGAAGGCCTCTGCTCCCTGCATGCACACGGACGGGAACTTCCGTGACTGGAGCGGAGACTGGAGCCCGAGCTCTGCAGTGGGTCTGCCCTCAAGCTGTAGTTCCAGTCCCTCCACCCAtccactgcactcagccccagGGCACAGTCACTTCTCTGTTGCAGGTTGGGCGCTAG
- the LOC105498499 gene encoding ras-related protein Rab-36 isoform X2, which translates to MVIASASWMLGRAAVSPTQTPPTTSAILVARRSRAALVAMVITAAGSSEPGRAEPQLSQPPVDSGRMRSSLTPLGPPVSRDRVIATFPKWYTPEACLQLREHFHRQVSAACQRRNTGTVGLKLSKVVVVGDLYVGKTSLIHRFCKNVFDRDYKATIGVDFEIERFEIAGIPYSLQIWDTAGQEKFKCIASAYYRGAQVIITAFDLTDVQTLEHTRQWLEDALRENEAGSCFIFLVGTKKDLLSGAACEQVEAEAVHLAKEMQAEYWSVSAKTGENVKAFFSRVAALAFEQSVLQDLERQSSARLQEWKGVHLRPRKARGPPAWAAASWGLRGRPLLPACTRTGTSVTGAETGARALQWVCPQAVVPVPPPIHCTQPQGTVTSLLQVGR; encoded by the exons ATGGTGATCGCCAGTGCAAGCTGGATGCTTGGACGCGCTGCTGTCAGTCCAACGCAGACCCCGCCCACGACGTCGGCGATTCTTGTAGCCCGCCGGTCCCGCGCGGCTCTCGTTGCCATGGTGATCACCGCCGCTGGCTCTAGCGAACCAGGCCGCGCCGAGCCCCAGCTTTCGCAGCCACCGGTG GACTCTGGAAGAATGAGGTCCTCCCTGACACCTTTGGGGCCCCCCGTGAGCCGCGACCGTGTCATCGCCACCTTCCCTAAG TGGTACACGCCAGAAGCCTGTTTGCAGCTCAGGGAGCACTTCCACAGGCAGGTCAGCGCTGCCTGCCAACGCAGAAACACGGGGACTGTCGG GCTCAAACTCTCAAAGGTGGTGGTGGTTGGCGATCTCTACGTGGGGAAGACCAGCCTCATTCACAG GTTTTGCAAGAACGTTTTTGACCGAGACTACAAGGCCACCATTGGGGTGGACTTTGAAATTGAGCGCTTTGAGATTGCTGGAATTCCCTATAGCCTCCAGAT CTGGGACACAGCTGGGCAGGAGAAGTTCAAGTGCATCGCATCTGCCTACTACCGGGGCGCCCAGG TGATCATCACGGCCTTTGACCTCACTGACGTGCAGACCCTGGAGCACACCAG GCAGTGGCTGGAAGATGCTCTGAGGGAGAACGAGGCAGGCTCCTGCTTCATCTTCCTCGTGGGAACCAAGAAGGACCTTCTG TCAGGAGCGGCATGTGAGCAGGTCGAAGCAGAGGCCGTGCACCTGGCCAAGGAGATGCAGGCCGAGTACTGGTCGGTGTCGGCCAAGACCG GCGAGAACGTGAAGGCATTCTTCAGCCGTGTAGCCGCCCTGGCATTCGAGCAGTCGGTGCTGCAGGACCTGGAGAGGCAGAGCAGTGCCCGGCTCCAG GAATGGAAAGGAGTCCACCTGAGACCCAGGAAAGCAAGaggccctccagcctgggctgctgcTAGCTGGGGCCTGCGTGGAAGGCCTCTGCTCCCTGCATGCACACGGACGGGAACTTCCGTGACTGGAGCGGAGACTGGAGCCCGAGCTCTGCAGTGGGTCTGCCCTCAAGCTGTAGTTCCAGTCCCTCCACCCAtccactgcactcagccccagGGCACAGTCACTTCTCTGTTGCAGGTTGGGCGCTAG